GTTTGTGCCATTAAGGCTAACGGAATGGCTAAATTAACTAGTATTAATCGGGAGATTTTATTCATATCCTCTCTTGTTTTTGAGATAGTCTGAAGAAATTTTTCCTGATGATACTATTTGCTATGCTTAGAGAATAGGGTTGATATTGTCAAAGTAAAACAGAGGAGATAGAAATTTGTTTCATATTAGAAGAATATGACAATCGGTTGCTGTTACTGCCGACGCAACTTTCCAATGGCGGTATCCACGCCGTAAATCATTATCATAGAGGCTTTACCGGTTTCAATAACATATTTCATGCTGCTACCATTTTCCAGGAGAATCGTACCGAAAGTCGTCGCCTCTTTCCTCATCACTCCTTTGAAATCTCCATGCCCTTTTCCACAGGCGCCAGCCAGCATACCTGTCTGAAGATCGCCGTTATCTTTTGTGATCAGCCGGCGTGTTGTTAAGATGCTGAAATTATCAGGACCAACGATTGTGCTGCAGATGAAAAGTTCGGTATCAATAAGCTCGATGTCGAAACCTGGATAAGTATTTTTAAATTCGGCATTATCCTCGTAAAACCTTGTCCATTGGAAATTATAAGGCTTCATCGTATGCCTTTTTATGGCATTGATGGATATATTATGAACGGATTGATCTATCGTTCTCATAGTTGTAATCGATATAGGGAATAATGAATACCGACAATGTATTGATTTTTTGTAAAAGAATGTATTTTGATCAATAATCTGACAATCAGCATAAACATCCCTATCATGAATTATACCCTTTTATTTCACGGTTTTCTTACCATATTAATCGGCAACCTCTCAGGTATAGGTTATTCAAAAGCCATCAGGAAAGTCATTGCTAATGAATCCGCCTGGAAACTGATGCACTCCGCCTCTGTGATGGGTGGCATCATGCTGCTGGCATTCGCCCCCTTTTTTAATGGTCTGACAGCGGATTTTAATTATGCTGTTTATCTGCTATACAGTATCATTATTTCAAATTATTGTTTCGCCGCAGGAATGCTGCTGGCGGCATTTACCGGTGCACGTGGCATTGATAAAAAAGCGCCTGGTTCCAATAATAAAATCGTGTACGTATTTTATTATATCGCCGCTATACTTTCGTTAGTATATACGATGGTGTTTCTCTTTTTAATTATAAAAAGATGATCATTCGTACGTTCGTTAAGGTTATATGTATTTGGGGTCGCAATTATTTTTCCGGGAGTTATGGTTTTCCTGTTTGCACGCTCATTCATTGCGTTTACGGAATATGCCCACTGTCATTAAACAGACAACCTTTCCACTCATTGTACATTACAACGAATGAAAAGGTTGTAAGAGAGTAGAAATTAGAAATTAGTGTTGATGATCAACGTATTTCTGTCTGCATTTGCGAAGTCCATCGGTAAAATACCAAAACGCCCCTGCGTATGACTGGTGAAATAGCTGCTCAGCTGAGGGTTAATAGCATTTGAAACGGTGGTGATGCTTGGAATACCAAAAATCAGTGATTTGTAACCGCTACTGAAATTGATGTAAAGCGTAGACTGATTACCAGATTGCGCTTCCGTAAACAAACTGTTGATATTGTTCCATTTGCCGTTGTTGTCCGGTACCTGGTACTGGTCCTGTACACGGAGATTAGCATTGCCATTGTTGATGGAGAAAGTAGTATTATCTGCCCAATTGGTAGCATCAATGCCTTTAGGCGTGGATGATGCGCCAAATCTTCTGAGTAATACGATCTTACCTCTTACCTGTCCCAGTGTAGGAACGGTAGCTCCCAGGTACCATTTAGACGGCTGCTGCTGGGTGTAGGTGTCGAAGGTTTGTTCAAAAGTTCTGGTGTTGTTGCTGGGATCATACTCTTCTTTCACGCTCATTACAATGGTTTCGGAAGGGTTGTTGGCCAGGAAGGTAAAGGCTGCATTGATGACATCCTGGAAATTCATGTTCTGATAAATACTGCCGTGATGAATGGCAAAGGCATTGTCGATGTGGCGGCACCTGATGTCGAGGAAGCGGGTTCCTGCGTCCAGCTGCTGTGCAATGGTAAGGTCCTGGCATTTGGCAGTGCCACCAATAGGTTCAAAGCGTGCGCCGCTGTCGTGGGTGCCAGG
This window of the Chitinophaga sp. Cy-1792 genome carries:
- a CDS encoding phosphatidylinositol-specific phospholipase C; translated protein: MKKQTLILAFAASTLFGCKKDEMNSLPQPEKISAVKTEALSSSLAVTLNGWMNNLADNTSLTAITIPGTHDSGARFEPIGGTAKCQDLTIAQQLDAGTRFLDIRCRHIDNAFAIHHGSIYQNMNFQDVINAAFTFLANNPSETIVMSVKEEYDPSNNTRTFEQTFDTYTQQQPSKWYLGATVPTLGQVRGKIVLLRRFGASSTPKGIDATNWADNTTFSINNGNANLRVQDQYQVPDNNGKWNNINSLFTEAQSGNQSTLYINFSSGYKSLIFGIPSITTVSNAINPQLSSYFTSHTQGRFGILPMDFANADRNTLIINTNF